The sequence GTGGGGCTGGGCGCCGTTTCACTACGGCCGCTGGCGCTATGATGATTATTATGGCTGGGAATGGATCCCTGATTACGAGTGGGGACCGGCCTGGGTAAGCTGGCGCAGTGGTGGCGGTTATTACGGCTGGGCACCGCTAAGGCCGGGCATCAGTATCGACCTGTCCTTCGGTAGTGGCTATTACGTGCCCGATTTTTACTGGAGTTTTGCGCCATACGCTTATATCAATAGTCCGCGCATATATAATTACTATGTGCCCCGTACCCGCGTGGTGAACATTATACATAACACCACCATTATTAACAATACGTATGTTAACCGGGGCAACCGTTACGTATCGGGCCCGCGCCCTGCCGATATACAACGCTACACCCACAACAGGGTACCGGTTTATAATATCAATAACGACAGGCGCCCCGGCGTAACCCGTGTGCAAAATAATACGGTTAATATTTACCGCCCAGCCGTACAGCGTGTACCCGATGCCCGCCCGGCAAGGGTGGTGGATGCTAATGCCTATCGCCAGGCTAACCCTAACGATCGTATTGCCGGTCAGCGTGGTTCGGCACGTATTAACCACGAGAACGCTTCGCGCTTAGCTAACTTTGCCCGCACCGCCCCGGCCGATAACAGGATAGTACGCGAGAACAACAACCGCCCCGGCAACCCCGCCCGCGATAATCGCGGCAACAGGGGGGATAACCGTCCCGGCAATCCCGGCGTTGTGCCTCCGGGCCAGCCTAACGATAACCGCCAGGGCCGTCCCGATCAGCCACGTACCGACAGGCAGCCTACGCCGGTTAACCGCCCCGGCCAGCCGACCATGAACGATCAGCAACGTCAGCAGCAAAACGATCAGCAGCAGCGTCGCCATCAGGATGATCAGCAACGCCGTCGTCCACCGGTAACGCCCGACGATCAGCAGCGCCGGCAACAAATGATGGAGCAGCAACAACGTACACAGCAGGCCCAACAAGCCGAGCAGCAGCGCCAGCAACAGGCGCAGCAAAGGCAACAGCAGGATCAGCAGCAACGCCAGCAGCAAATGGAGCAACAACGCCAGCAGCAGGAGCAAAACCAACAGCGCCGTCAGCAGGATGACCAGCAACGCCGTCAACGCCCGCCTGTAGATCAGCAACAACAGCAAGCCGACCAGGCCCGTCAGCAACAGGCAGAGCAACAACGCCAGCAGCAAGCGCAACAGCAACAGGCCGATCAGCAGCGCCATCAGCAATATGAGCAGCAACGCCAGGCCCGTCAGCAACAGATGGAGCAGCAAAGGCAGCAGCAAGCGCAGCAACGCCAGCAGCAGGACGATCAGCAACGCCGTCAACAGCAAGACCAGGCGCGCCAACAGCAGATGGAGCAACAACGCCAACAGCAGCAGCAAGCCCGCCAGCAACAAATGGATCAGCAAAGGCAGCAACAAGCGCAACAGCAGGCACAACAACAGCAACAGCAAGCCCGTCAGCAACAGATGGAGCAGCAAAGGCAGCAGCAAGAACAGCAACGCCGTCAGCAGGACGATCAGCAGCGTCGCCAACAGCAAGATCAACAGCGTCAGCAACAAGAGCAGCAACGCCGCCAACAGGCCGAGCAGCAACGCCAGCAGGAGCAGCAAAAACAACAACAGGAACAACAACGCCAAACAAGGCCACCGAGAGATTAAGTATTATGGATAAACAGAAAGAGGCACCTATTGAGTGCCTCTTTTTGTTATTGTGTAAATATGGCTAAACCCCTCCCTACACCCTCCCCGTGGGAGGGAATCGCTCAAGGCCGGGCTTTTCATGTGCATATCTGCACATCCGCACACTTGCACACCTGCTCCCCCTTAGGGGGCTGGGGGGCTTCGGCTTAATGCGCTTCCAGCCAGTTTACGCCGGTACCTATTTCTACCATTATCGGTACTTCGGTTTTGATAGCGTTTTTCATGTGGTGTTCGATGATCGGCTTTATTTTTTCCACCTCGTGGTGCGGCACGTCGAACACCAACTCGTCATGCACCTGCATGGTCATGCGGGCATCCATGTTCTGGGCTTTCAGTTCGCGGTGAATATTGATCATGGCTATTTTGATCATATCTGCCGCCGAACCTTGTATGGGGGCATTGATGGCGTTTCGTTCGGCAAAGCCACGCACCGTCATATTAGCCGAATTGATATCGCGCAGGTAACGACGGCGGCCCATCAGGGTACATACGTAGCCGTTCTCGCGGGCAAAGTTCATGGTATCGGCCATGTAGTTCTTAATACCGGGGAATTGCACAAAATATTGTTCGATGATATCGGCAGCTTCCTTACGTGGGATACCCAGGCTTTGCGAAAGCCCAAAGGCCGATTGCCCGTAAATGATACCGAAGTTAACGGCCTTGGCGTTGCGGCGCATGGTGCTATCCACCTGGTCTAATGCTACGCCGTATACGTTGGCAGCGGTAGCGGTGTGGATATCCAGGTTATCGATAAAAGCCTTGCGCATATTCTCGTCCTTACTGATCTCGGCAATAATGCGCAGTTCTATCTGCGAGTAATCCGCCGATACCAGGATGTGGTTCTCGTCCCTTGGGATAAAAGCCTTGCGCACCTCGCGGCCGCGTTCGGTACGGATGGGGATATTTTGCAGGTTGGGATTGTTGGAGCTTAATCGCCCGGTGGCCGCCACGGCCTGATTGTAGCTGGTATGCACGCGGCCTGTCTTATGGTTTATCATCAGCGGCAGGGCATCAACATAAGTCGATTTTAGCTTTTGCAGCTGCCTGAAATCCAGGATATCGCGCACAATGTCGCTCTTATTGGCCAGGGCCAATAGTACGTCCTCGCCGGTTTGGTATTGGCCGGTCTTGGTTTTTTTGGCTTTTGGATCAAGCAGTAATTTCTCGAATAACACCTCGCCCAATTGCTTTGGCGATGCGATGTTGAAGCGGACCCCCGCTTTTTCGTAAACCGTTTTTTCCAGTTTAACAATATCGGTCTCCAGTTCTTTCGAGAAATCTTTCAGCGCTTCGCGGTCAATGCGCACGCCCTCGTATTCCATATCGGCCAAAACGTAGATCAGCGGATGCTCTACCTCGTTGATCAGTTTTTCCGATTCTACCTCTTTTATCTTCTTCTCAAATACATCCTTCAGTTGCAGGGTGATGTCGGCATCTTCGGCGGCGTACTCTTTTATCTTCTCCAGTTCCACATCGCGCATGGTGCCCTGGTTTTTGCCTTTGGGGCCAATGAGTTCGGTAATGGAAACCGGCGAATAACCCAGGTAATTTTCCGAAAGGATATCCATATTATGGCGGGTATCCGGGTCGATGATGTAGTGCGCCATCATGGTATCAAACAACTGCCCCAGCACATCTACATTATACCATTTCAGTATCATGATATCGTACTTGATGTTTTGCCCGGTTTTGGCGATAGCCGGGTTTTCCAGCAGGGCCTTAAACTCATCAACAATGCTTTGGGTAAGCACCTGATCTGCGGGAACAGGCACATACCAGCCTTCCCCTGGCTTAATGGCGAATGACAGGCCCACCAGTTCGCAATTGTTGGCATCGGTACCGGTGGTCTCGGTATCAAAACAGATATGTGTTTGCTTACTAAGCAAGGCCACCAGGTCGGCGCGTTTTTCGGCAGTATCTGCCAAATGATATTCGTGCGGGGTGTTGTTGATATTCTTAGCCGCTAAGGTTGGCACTTCGGCTATGTCGGTCAGTTCAACCGTCATGGTAGTGCGGCCTTCGGCAACCGGGGCGCCGAACAGGTCGGTTTGTATGCCTACCGATTTAATTTCGGTTACGCTGAAATCATCGCCAAACACGCGGCGACCCAGTGTACGGAATTCGAGTTCGGCAAAAAGCGGCTCCAGCAGGTCTTTGCTTGGGGCGCACATTTCAAGGCCGGCCTCGTCCAGTTCAACGGGGGCGTTCAGGTTAATGGTAGCCAGTTTTTTCGATAGCAAGCCCTGCTCGGCAAAGTTCTCCACGTTTTCGCGCTGTTTACCTTTCAGTTCATGACTGTTGGCAATGATGTTCTCCATCGAACCATATTGCTTAATGAGCGCCTTAGCTGTTTTCTCGCCGATGCCGGGGATGCCGGGGATATTGTCCACCGCGTCGCCCCAAAGGCCAAGGATATCTATCACTTGTTCAACCTTTTCAATCTCCCATTTCTCCAGCACTTCTTTCACGCCCAGTATCTCCATATCGTTACCCATACGGGCCGGTTTGTAAATGAAGATATTTTCGGACACCAACTGCGCGAAATCTTTATCGGGGGTCATGCAATAAACCTGGTAGCCTTGCTTTTCGGCTTTTTTGGCCAGGGTACCGATGATGTCGTCGGCCTCATAACCGTCGGAAGTGATCAGCGGGATATTGAAGCCCAGCACCACTTTAAAAATATAAGGCAGCGCTTTGGCCAGGTCTTCGGGCATCGATTCCCGTTGGGCTTTATAGTTTTCGAATTCTATATGGCGTTCGGTTGGCGCATCGGTATCAAAAACCACTGCCATATGGGTAGGGTTTTCCTTCTTCAACACATCAAGCAGCGTATTGGTAAAGCCCATTACGGCCGATGTATTTAAGCCGTTCGACGTAAAACGCGGGGTTTTACTTAAAGCGAAATGCGCCCGGTAGATCAGGGCCATACCATCCAACAGGAATAATTTTTTCATAACTGGTTACAGTATTTTCAAACTGTTTAATTTTTATGTGTACAGGCATAACGTGTATACTCACCCCCGACTACGCTTCGCTGGTCAGCCCGCTCTTCGCTTCGCGAAAAGAGGGCTGAAGCAATAATTCGTTAATCTGTTCCCTCTTTCGCCAAAGGCGAGAGAGGGTGGTCGGGCGGAGCCACGACCGGGTGAGTAAATACCCGTACCGGACCTGTTACAAGTATAAAGCAAAGATTTGTTAAAAATATTTAAATATGGCAGTACTATTTGCTTAGTTAAAGATTTATGCTAATCTTCATCGATTATTTTTTTATGAAGATTGTGAAACTATTGATCCCCATGCTATTGCTGGCCGCTGTGGCCGGCGCGCAAACTAAACCTGCACCCAAAGGAAAGCAACCGGCAGCTAAACCTGCTGTTGTACCGGCACAAACGGTGGCCCCTGCTGCCGGCACGCCTACCGATGATTTTTACGAATATATGATCCTAAAGCATACCGATACGCCTGCGCCTGAGGGCTACGGTTTAAAATCGGATATGCTGATACCTGTAGGCGCCTACGTAGGTAATATCGGCGACGAAAAAAAGATAGGGCAGCAGCTAAACCGTTTTTTTAAGTCGCTGCTGTGGGCCGATGGGAGCCAGATCACCTGGATATCGCGCAATACATCCATGATAAACGGTGTAAACGTAGAGCAATTTAGGGTGACTAAAACGGGCACAAAAGATACCGTTACGCTGTATGTTGACGAGTATAAAGCCGAACCTATACAACTACCCAAAGGCTTTAAATTTTACGAAAAGCAGCAAATGCTTACCGATTTTGCCCCTGTGCTTGATGATATACATAAATACAACGCCACTCCCGATAAATTTGGCGATGCCGCCGCCAAGGCACAAAGTTTTAAAATATTAGGATACCTGCAAGGCGATGTTGGCCTGGATTATTTGCTGGATAAGGATATGCTCGACCCGATGATCAACGAGGTATCTATCGATCTGGACCTGAAAGCATTCCTTATCAGGGCATACTTGTTCTATAAGTTTGAATATGAAATAACCGGGCAGCAGAACCCGAAAGTAGCCGCGTTTAACGCGATGGTTGATGATTACCAGGTAGTGATGAAAACCCACAATATCCTGTTGAAAGGTAACCTGGCTACCTATATGGTGAAGAAATAGGGCGGCAGTAGTTTGCTTAAGCCATAGCGATAGGATTCAAACGCATCGCTATGGCAATATACAGTGTTATGCCTCTGGCGTAAATTGGGGCGGCACAGGTTTGGGGAAAACGATCTTGCCCTTTAACTCGGGAAACTTTTTGTAGATCGCCTCTTCGTTAATACTGCCCGAGCCTACAAAATACCAGTTTTTGCCATTATCAGTACTTAAAGCCAGCAGTGTTGACTGAGCGGTATATACCCCCTTTGGCATCATGCTGCTTTGAGGTACTGCCATTCCTACAATTTCGGGCACTAAGCAAAATAGCTTGCCGTTTACGGTTACAATGGCGCCGGGTTCTCCGGCTGTGGCGCTTTTTACGTACGCCCCCTGCTTTTTCATTTGGGTGAAAACCCGTTCCATTACTTTAACCATCGCATCCCGGCCGCCGGCCGCTTTAACCGTTTCGGGGTCGGTATGGTCTATCACGGTTTTAAAATCGCCCTTTAGGGTGGCCGTGGCCACTAATTGGGCCAGCGCTTTAACTTTGGCCTGGTGCTGGGCAAGTGCGCAGATGTTTAACATCAGTAAAACCACAAGGGAAATGAATAGCTTTTTCATAGCGGTAATATCTATCTAAAATCGCAATCTTCCAAATGGTCGTTCACCATGCCGGTGGCCTGCATGTGGGCGTAGCAAATGGTGGTACCAAAAAACTTAAAACCCCGCCTTTTCATATCCTTGCTAATGGCGTCGGATATTGCGGTAGCGGCCGGTATGCCGCCGGGTTTGGGTTTGTTATCTATGGGTACGCCATCGGGCATAAAGCTGTACAGGTATTTATCAAACGAGCCAAATTCCTTTTGTACGCCGATAAATAGTTTGGCGTTGTTTATTGCGGCAAGCACTTTCAGGCGGTTGCGGATAATGCCCTCATCCTGCATCAGTCGTTCTACGTCGGCTTCGGTAAAGGCGGCTACCTTATGCACATCAAAACCAGCAAAAGCCTTGTGGTAACCATCGCGGCGGCGCAGGATGGTGATCCAGCTCAGGCCGGCTTGCGCCGATTCCAGGATCAAAAACTCGAACAGTATTTTATCATCATGCACGGGCTTACCCCACTCTTCATCATGGTATTTCATGTAAAGCGGATCGGTACCGCACCAGGCGCAGCGTTTTTTTGTATCTGTAGACATTAAATAGGTTTCATTTAGTAATAATTGTTGGCCGTTCGTGTATTATGCACCAACGAGAATTTATTTATACCGATGCTTCGCAAATCATCCATAATTAATTTAACAACCGGGTATGGCTCATCCTTATCGCAAACAATGGCAAACTTCAGTTCCCTTTCTTTATGTTTCATCTCAATGTTCCGGGCGGCAATTACCCATTGCATTAACTCGTTAGCTTTAGTACTGTCAACAGGGATGCCATCCTGTTCAAAAATATCATCGGGGGTATGGTAATTGTGTACAAATGATCTTAATTGTTCAATGGGCGTGCAAATGGCATCCATCCTGCTAAATTTATTACTTTCCTGTTCAGAAAACATCAGGCCATAATCCCTCCCTACTTTTGTCAATAACTCTTTTTTAAAAATGTCGCCCTCAACACTAAAATAGCATTTCCCTTTATTAATAATAATTTCGGCAATACCTCCATCCGGATCTGAGGTTTCTAAAGATGCTGCAGGTAAGTTTATACGGTCTGAAAAGATGGATCTTGGCTTAGCCGTTAATACCAGAAACACAACCAGGATAAAAGCGACATCGCACATGGCGGTCATATCAATACCCAGTTTCGTTTTTTTAAATTTGTGTATTGCCATGGCATAACTGATTAATAATGCAATGTACTAAAAATCTAGTTTCAAAACATGCGCTATCATTTATTCATGCTCAGCAAAGGTTAGCACATAGTTGTTATTGTCTAATATGGAAAACTCCGTCGCGCCATAAAAGGTTTTTTCCAGGCCTTTTAACACTGTTACCTTATCTTTTATCTTATCAAAAAAAACAGTGATGTCTTTCACATTAATATACAGCAACAGCGAACCACCATTATTGCGCGATATTTCCGGCAATTCTTCGGCCAGGCTTTCAAACGTTTGGAACATCATGGTTACGCTGCCGGTTACC comes from Mucilaginibacter mali and encodes:
- a CDS encoding VOC family protein, whose product is METLSPNIFTNDMKGTIAFYEILGFKKTMSVPEEGDELVWAMMVTGSVTMMFQTFESLAEELPEISRNNGGSLLLYINVKDITVFFDKIKDKVTVLKGLEKTFYGATEFSILDNNNYVLTFAEHE
- a CDS encoding DUF6600 domain-containing protein; this translates as MKTLNKIWGAAVLALFFMLASPQKSSAQYGGEISFQTFYDELSPYGIWIDDPEYGNVWVPDVQEDFRPYATNGHWAMTTYGNTWVSDYEWGWAPFHYGRWRYDDYYGWEWIPDYEWGPAWVSWRSGGGYYGWAPLRPGISIDLSFGSGYYVPDFYWSFAPYAYINSPRIYNYYVPRTRVVNIIHNTTIINNTYVNRGNRYVSGPRPADIQRYTHNRVPVYNINNDRRPGVTRVQNNTVNIYRPAVQRVPDARPARVVDANAYRQANPNDRIAGQRGSARINHENASRLANFARTAPADNRIVRENNNRPGNPARDNRGNRGDNRPGNPGVVPPGQPNDNRQGRPDQPRTDRQPTPVNRPGQPTMNDQQRQQQNDQQQRRHQDDQQRRRPPVTPDDQQRRQQMMEQQQRTQQAQQAEQQRQQQAQQRQQQDQQQRQQQMEQQRQQQEQNQQRRQQDDQQRRQRPPVDQQQQQADQARQQQAEQQRQQQAQQQQADQQRHQQYEQQRQARQQQMEQQRQQQAQQRQQQDDQQRRQQQDQARQQQMEQQRQQQQQARQQQMDQQRQQQAQQQAQQQQQQARQQQMEQQRQQQEQQRRQQDDQQRRQQQDQQRQQQEQQRRQQAEQQRQQEQQKQQQEQQRQTRPPRD
- a CDS encoding ExbD/TolR family protein — protein: MAIHKFKKTKLGIDMTAMCDVAFILVVFLVLTAKPRSIFSDRINLPAASLETSDPDGGIAEIIINKGKCYFSVEGDIFKKELLTKVGRDYGLMFSEQESNKFSRMDAICTPIEQLRSFVHNYHTPDDIFEQDGIPVDSTKANELMQWVIAARNIEMKHKERELKFAIVCDKDEPYPVVKLIMDDLRSIGINKFSLVHNTRTANNYY
- a CDS encoding DNA-3-methyladenine glycosylase I, translated to MSTDTKKRCAWCGTDPLYMKYHDEEWGKPVHDDKILFEFLILESAQAGLSWITILRRRDGYHKAFAGFDVHKVAAFTEADVERLMQDEGIIRNRLKVLAAINNAKLFIGVQKEFGSFDKYLYSFMPDGVPIDNKPKPGGIPAATAISDAISKDMKRRGFKFFGTTICYAHMQATGMVNDHLEDCDFR
- the polA gene encoding DNA polymerase I → MKKLFLLDGMALIYRAHFALSKTPRFTSNGLNTSAVMGFTNTLLDVLKKENPTHMAVVFDTDAPTERHIEFENYKAQRESMPEDLAKALPYIFKVVLGFNIPLITSDGYEADDIIGTLAKKAEKQGYQVYCMTPDKDFAQLVSENIFIYKPARMGNDMEILGVKEVLEKWEIEKVEQVIDILGLWGDAVDNIPGIPGIGEKTAKALIKQYGSMENIIANSHELKGKQRENVENFAEQGLLSKKLATINLNAPVELDEAGLEMCAPSKDLLEPLFAELEFRTLGRRVFGDDFSVTEIKSVGIQTDLFGAPVAEGRTTMTVELTDIAEVPTLAAKNINNTPHEYHLADTAEKRADLVALLSKQTHICFDTETTGTDANNCELVGLSFAIKPGEGWYVPVPADQVLTQSIVDEFKALLENPAIAKTGQNIKYDIMILKWYNVDVLGQLFDTMMAHYIIDPDTRHNMDILSENYLGYSPVSITELIGPKGKNQGTMRDVELEKIKEYAAEDADITLQLKDVFEKKIKEVESEKLINEVEHPLIYVLADMEYEGVRIDREALKDFSKELETDIVKLEKTVYEKAGVRFNIASPKQLGEVLFEKLLLDPKAKKTKTGQYQTGEDVLLALANKSDIVRDILDFRQLQKLKSTYVDALPLMINHKTGRVHTSYNQAVAATGRLSSNNPNLQNIPIRTERGREVRKAFIPRDENHILVSADYSQIELRIIAEISKDENMRKAFIDNLDIHTATAANVYGVALDQVDSTMRRNAKAVNFGIIYGQSAFGLSQSLGIPRKEAADIIEQYFVQFPGIKNYMADTMNFARENGYVCTLMGRRRYLRDINSANMTVRGFAERNAINAPIQGSAADMIKIAMINIHRELKAQNMDARMTMQVHDELVFDVPHHEVEKIKPIIEHHMKNAIKTEVPIMVEIGTGVNWLEAH